A single region of the Salvia splendens isolate huo1 chromosome 18, SspV2, whole genome shotgun sequence genome encodes:
- the LOC121777871 gene encoding auxin-responsive protein IAA14-like — MEVGLNLKATELCLGLPGATVKSTGKRGFSETIDLKLKLQSNESDALDLKENMQNSSKEKAMLPPKDHINIKPPSKAQVVGWPPVRAFRKNIMSHQKSEESEKAACSGGAAFVKVSMDGAPYLRKVDLKMYKSYQELSDALAKMFSSFALGNYGTEGMIIDFMNERKLMDLLNSSEYVPSYEDKDGDWMLVGDVPWEMFVDSCKRLRIMKGSEAIGLAPRAMEKCKNRC, encoded by the exons ATGGAAGTCGGCCTGAATCTGAAGGCGACCGAGCTCTGCCTCGGCCTGCCCGGCGCCACCGTGAAGAGCACGGGGAAAAGAGGCTTTTCCGAGACGATCGATCTCAAATTGAAACTTCAATCAAACGAATCTGATGCTCTGGATCTGAAGGAAAACATGCAGAATTCTTCCAAAGAGAAAGCTATGCTCCCTCCCAAGGATCACATCAACATCAAGCCTCCCTCCAA GGCTCAGGTGGTGGGATGGCCGCCGGTGAGGGCGTTTCGGAAGAACATAATGAGCCACCAGAAGAGTGAGGAGTCGGAGAAGGCGGCATGCAGCGGCGGCGCCGCCTTCGTGAAGGTGTCGATGGACGGCGCGCCGTACCTCCGTAAGGTGGATTTGAAGATGTATAAAAGCTACCAAGAGCTCTCTGATGCCTTAGCCAAAATGTTCAGTTCCTTCGCTTTGG GGAATTATGGGACCGAAGGAATGATCATAGACTTCATGAATGAGAGGAAATTGATGGATCTATTAAACAGTTCAGAATATGTGCCTAGTTATGAAGATAAGGATGGTGATTGGATGCTTGTTGGTGATGTTCCATGGGA gatgttTGTTGATTCATGCAAGCGTCTCCGAATTATGAAAGGATCCGAGGCTATAGGATTAG CACCAAGAGCCATGGAGAAATGCAAGAACAGATGCTGA